The Humulus lupulus chromosome 4, drHumLupu1.1, whole genome shotgun sequence genome has a window encoding:
- the LOC133832618 gene encoding uncharacterized mitochondrial protein AtMg00310-like: MRNDIVYVGLLLFKLRKRLEDLNFLVEKVLKRVQGRAAKLDSSPNRKVDKALRDFWWGDTETRQKTHTMSWNNLCKPKVEGGLGFQIVDEVNKDFLTKLAWKVMVENTSLWSTTMKAKYGKGMDFLDMEVKQGDSVMWKTILNAREALQKGICMKIGNG; the protein is encoded by the exons ATGAGAAATGACATTGTCTACGTGGGTTTGCTGTTGTTCAAATTGAGGAAGAGATTGGAAGACCTCAACTTCCTAGTTGAGAAAGTTTTGAAAAGGGTTCAAGGCAGGGCTGCAAAACTAGACTCCTCTCCAAA CCGCAAGGTGGATAAAGCTCTAAGAGACTTCTGGTGGGGTGACACAGAGACAAGGCAGAAGACACACACAATGTCTTGGAACAATTTATGCAAACCAAAGGTAGAGGGAGGGCTAGGATTCCAGATAGTGGATGAGGTAAACAAAGATTTTCTTACAAAATTGGCATGGAAAGTAATGGTGGAAAACACAAGCTTATGGAGCACAACCATGAAAGCAAAATATGGGAAAGGTATGGATTTCCTAGACATGGAGGTAAAACAAGGGGACTCAGTGATGTGGAAAACTATTCTCAATGCTAGGGAAGCCCTACAGAAAGGTATTTGCATGAAAATTGGAAATGGATAA